A region of Cellulophaga sp. RHA19 DNA encodes the following proteins:
- a CDS encoding NeuD/PglB/VioB family sugar acetyltransferase → MDESNKIKVRLYGAGGHAHVIIDTLKSNGYEITDVFDNAPKNSLFASLKVEKIDANFKNFPNSGSPLIIAIGNNKIRRKIAAVLDVDYISIKHNSAIVSTSAKIGKGTVIFAGAIVQANSNIGEHVIINSGANIDHDAKIEDYVHIAPQVTLCGDVYIKEGAFIGANSVIIPQITIGKWATVGAGTVVLENVPDYATVVGNPGKIIKKKAKGKQYDLYVKKLNTVEEINTYKELLSNYWDNNVYYTYEYLKYYENEHDQLRYFLLNVDGIPNTIMPFYIRDIKDKTYKDVITPYGYGGPLCKNCDDTKILSKFWELADKWYRKNNIVSEFVRFNLNGNHTNYSGELTETLLNVKGEVKETDEEQWTTFSSKVRNNYRKAEKHQLTFKLYEGKAITDSVIENFHKVYIETMDRNNAKDIYYFPKQYFENLIKANPDSFAIAKSYKDNVVASVELIIINEATLYAFLGGTRAKYFECRPNDFLRVEILKWAVLNNKKYYVLGGGLTNGDGLYKSKKVFFPKDEDVIFYTGRKIINEDAYTLLSKNIINSKKYDENCNFFPVYRLSL, encoded by the coding sequence ATGGATGAATCTAACAAAATAAAAGTTCGTTTGTATGGTGCAGGTGGTCATGCACACGTAATTATTGATACATTAAAATCTAATGGCTACGAAATTACAGATGTTTTTGATAATGCGCCAAAAAATAGCCTATTTGCATCTTTAAAAGTAGAAAAAATTGACGCTAACTTTAAAAACTTTCCTAATTCAGGTAGTCCTTTAATTATTGCTATTGGAAACAATAAAATAAGAAGAAAAATTGCAGCAGTATTAGATGTAGATTACATTTCTATAAAACATAACTCAGCTATAGTATCTACCAGTGCCAAAATAGGAAAAGGTACTGTAATTTTTGCAGGAGCAATAGTACAAGCAAATAGTAACATTGGAGAGCATGTTATTATTAATAGTGGTGCAAATATAGATCATGATGCAAAAATTGAAGATTATGTTCATATAGCTCCTCAGGTTACTTTATGTGGAGATGTATATATAAAAGAAGGTGCATTTATTGGTGCTAACTCTGTTATAATACCTCAAATTACAATTGGTAAATGGGCTACAGTGGGTGCTGGAACAGTTGTTTTAGAAAATGTTCCTGATTATGCTACAGTTGTTGGAAATCCAGGAAAAATAATTAAGAAAAAAGCTAAGGGAAAACAGTATGATTTATATGTAAAAAAGCTAAATACTGTAGAGGAAATAAATACATACAAAGAATTACTTAGTAATTATTGGGATAATAATGTTTACTACACCTATGAGTATTTAAAATATTATGAAAATGAACATGATCAATTACGTTATTTTTTATTAAATGTAGATGGAATTCCTAATACTATTATGCCTTTTTATATAAGAGACATAAAAGACAAAACATATAAGGATGTAATTACTCCTTATGGTTACGGAGGTCCTTTATGCAAAAATTGTGATGACACAAAAATATTATCTAAATTTTGGGAATTAGCAGATAAATGGTATCGTAAAAACAATATTGTATCAGAATTTGTACGCTTTAACCTAAATGGGAATCACACTAATTATAGTGGAGAATTAACCGAGACACTATTAAATGTAAAAGGTGAAGTAAAAGAAACTGATGAAGAACAATGGACTACTTTTTCTTCAAAAGTTAGAAACAACTACAGAAAAGCCGAAAAACACCAACTAACGTTTAAATTATACGAAGGAAAAGCGATTACTGACAGTGTGATAGAAAATTTTCATAAAGTATATATTGAAACAATGGACCGTAATAATGCTAAGGATATTTACTATTTTCCTAAGCAGTACTTTGAAAATCTAATAAAAGCAAATCCAGACAGTTTTGCAATAGCTAAGTCTTATAAAGATAATGTAGTGGCTTCTGTAGAGCTAATTATTATAAATGAAGCTACATTATACGCTTTTTTAGGAGGCACTAGAGCTAAATATTTTGAATGCAGACCCAACGACTTTTTAAGAGTAGAAATTTTAAAATGGGCTGTACTAAACAATAAAAAATATTACGTTTTAGGTGGCGGTCTTACTAATGGTGACGGACTTTATAAAAGTAAAAAAGTGTTTTTTCCAAAAGATGAGGATGTTATATTTTACACGGGTAGAAAAATAATTAATGAAGATGCATACACACTACTAAGTAAAAACATTATTAACTCTAAAAAATATGATGAAAATTGTAATTTTTTCCCAGTTTACAGACTAAGTTTGTAA
- a CDS encoding peptidoglycan bridge formation glycyltransferase FemA/FemB family protein, which yields MIITITTKDHWDSFLTKINSYDFYHTYDYHKLTVKDTESFRLLTYTKKEVCIAIPIIVRPIDGSLYYDATSVYGYAGPLENGINDEFINDDFISCLNTYLKKEKIISIFSRLNPFVNYQEKILKNVGLVDNMGPIVTINLGLTAEEQQKQFSKTTKRYLKKTKKHCDIRYSKSESDLDTFMKLYYENMDRVNAKEEYYFTKEYFYNLLKSNSYNTQLIFATLKETGEIISGALFINATNKVIQYHLSGTANKYLYLTPIRLFIDEIRIKANENNYNFLNLGGGLGSKDDNLFRFKSSFSNEYKMFKTWKYIVNKSAYEELCNTKNISIDKEVYKGFFPAYRQ from the coding sequence ATGATTATTACCATTACGACTAAAGATCATTGGGATTCTTTTTTGACAAAAATCAATAGTTATGATTTTTACCACACCTATGACTACCACAAACTAACAGTAAAAGATACAGAAAGTTTTAGATTATTAACTTATACAAAAAAAGAAGTTTGCATAGCTATACCCATTATAGTTAGGCCTATTGATGGCTCATTATATTATGATGCAACTTCTGTTTATGGTTATGCTGGTCCGCTTGAAAACGGAATTAATGATGAATTTATTAATGATGATTTTATAAGTTGCTTAAATACTTATCTAAAAAAAGAAAAAATTATATCTATATTTTCAAGGCTAAATCCTTTTGTAAATTATCAAGAAAAAATACTTAAAAACGTTGGCTTAGTAGATAATATGGGGCCTATAGTAACTATAAACTTAGGACTAACTGCAGAGGAACAGCAAAAACAATTCTCTAAAACAACAAAAAGGTATTTAAAAAAAACTAAAAAACATTGTGATATAAGGTATAGCAAATCAGAATCTGATCTTGATACTTTTATGAAGCTGTATTATGAAAATATGGATAGAGTTAACGCAAAGGAAGAATACTATTTTACAAAAGAATACTTTTATAACTTGCTAAAATCTAATTCTTATAACACACAGTTAATTTTTGCTACCCTTAAAGAAACAGGTGAAATAATTTCTGGAGCACTGTTTATTAATGCCACTAATAAAGTTATTCAATACCATTTATCTGGAACCGCTAATAAATACTTATACCTAACACCAATAAGACTTTTTATAGATGAAATAAGAATTAAAGCGAATGAAAATAATTATAATTTTTTAAATTTAGGAGGAGGATTAGGCAGTAAAGATGATAATCTTTTTAGGTTTAAATCATCATTTTCTAATGAATATAAAATGTTCAAAACCTGGAAATACATTGTAAATAAAAGTGCATATGAAGAGTTATGTAACACTAAAAACATAAGTATTGATAAAGAAGTTTACAAAGGATTCTTCCCTGCATACAGACAATAA
- a CDS encoding MBOAT family O-acyltransferase, which produces MLFNSLDFAIFLPIVFLLYWGLVNKNLRLQNLLLLIASYVFYGWWDWRFLSLIAFSTLVDYTLGVLLGREEKQGKRKLYLWISIVVNLGFLGFFKYYNFFVNSFVDAFTFFGQEIEIGTLNIILPVGISFYTFQTLSYTIDVYKRNLEPTKKFIAFAAFVSFFPQLVAGPIERASNLLPQILKKRSFNYCEAKDGLRLMLWGLFKKVVIADSLSPIVNDIFANYSTLSSPVLIMGAVFFAFQIYGDFSGYSDIAIGTSKLFGIELMSNFKFPYLSKNIGEFWRRWHISLSTWFRDYLYIPLGGSRGSKMVGIRNVFAIFIVSGFWHGANWTFLVWGLFHALLFLPSFLIGTNRKYAEVKKERLNIFTIISNIYRTILTFILVTIGWVFFRAETISDAFNYLKRIVTELSIGNYSHPNGYRLIDYGLLLLFFIVYEYIIRGKERNPIGFKNKYVRLSVYILLVFLMLLFYDDGVDRSFIYFQF; this is translated from the coding sequence ATGCTTTTTAACTCCCTAGATTTTGCAATTTTTTTACCAATAGTATTTTTACTGTATTGGGGTCTTGTAAATAAAAATTTACGACTGCAAAATCTTTTGTTATTAATAGCAAGTTATGTGTTTTATGGCTGGTGGGATTGGCGTTTTTTATCTTTAATAGCTTTTAGCACATTAGTAGATTATACTTTAGGTGTTTTATTAGGTAGAGAAGAAAAACAAGGCAAACGTAAGTTGTACTTATGGATAAGTATTGTAGTAAATTTAGGCTTTTTAGGTTTCTTTAAGTACTATAATTTCTTTGTAAATAGTTTTGTAGATGCATTCACATTTTTTGGACAAGAAATAGAAATAGGTACTCTAAACATTATTTTACCAGTAGGTATAAGTTTTTATACCTTTCAAACTCTAAGCTATACAATAGATGTGTATAAACGTAATTTAGAACCTACTAAAAAGTTTATAGCTTTTGCAGCTTTTGTAAGCTTTTTTCCGCAATTAGTTGCTGGCCCTATAGAAAGAGCTTCTAATTTACTACCCCAAATACTAAAAAAAAGGAGTTTTAATTATTGTGAAGCAAAGGACGGATTACGTTTAATGTTATGGGGTTTATTTAAAAAAGTTGTAATAGCAGATTCTTTATCTCCCATCGTAAATGACATTTTTGCTAATTACAGCACATTATCTTCTCCAGTATTAATTATGGGAGCTGTTTTTTTTGCTTTTCAGATTTATGGTGATTTTAGTGGGTATTCAGACATTGCAATAGGTACTTCTAAGCTATTTGGAATAGAACTAATGTCTAACTTTAAATTTCCTTACTTATCTAAGAACATAGGAGAGTTTTGGAGGCGCTGGCATATATCATTGTCTACTTGGTTTAGAGATTATTTATATATTCCTTTAGGGGGGTCTAGAGGCTCTAAAATGGTAGGTATAAGAAATGTATTTGCTATTTTTATAGTTAGTGGTTTTTGGCACGGAGCAAATTGGACATTTCTAGTCTGGGGACTATTTCATGCACTATTATTTTTACCTAGTTTTTTAATAGGGACTAATAGAAAATATGCAGAAGTAAAAAAGGAAAGGTTAAATATATTTACCATCATATCTAATATATACAGGACAATATTAACTTTTATATTGGTAACCATTGGTTGGGTATTTTTTAGAGCAGAAACTATTTCTGATGCGTTTAATTATTTAAAACGCATAGTGACCGAGTTATCAATAGGTAATTACAGCCACCCTAATGGGTATAGATTAATAGATTACGGATTGTTACTACTGTTCTTTATTGTTTATGAATACATTATTAGAGGTAAGGAACGTAATCCAATTGGTTTTAAAAATAAGTATGTGAGATTGTCTGTATATATTTTGCTAGTATTTTTAATGCTGTTGTTTTATGACGATGGTGTAGATAGATCATTTATTTACTTTCAATTTTAG
- a CDS encoding OmpA family protein, with translation MKKINVGVLIILLHTMGSVWAQDLQLTAKDSVVKSSWMFGLGYNFVDDSGDVFDELLDVDKQWNAVAFPSRISIGKYFESGIGVEAIGSYNKYKVGKTVDGFVNLEETDYYAIDTRVSYDLNKIIGETAWFDPYVGVGLGYTDANNKGRGTYNGVIGFRTWITERIGLDFSSSGKWAMNKGDGVTNHLQHAVGVVYQFKAEKELSKKGLEKQAQIEEILKEQQRVADSTAIAKKHKEEARLLAEQLKKEKEALRLLEAEKEKAAAQKQRREDLQVKINSFGRINFALNSSYLDKTSKKTLDSIAELLKENPTVTVKLGAFTDSRGTDKYNLWLSQRRMQRSLNYIISKGVVVEKITANAYGEEVLLNNCEDGVYCTEQEHSVNRRIEIQIDKI, from the coding sequence ATGAAAAAGATTAATGTTGGTGTTTTAATTATTTTACTTCACACAATGGGGTCCGTATGGGCTCAAGATTTACAACTTACTGCAAAAGATAGCGTTGTTAAAAGTTCTTGGATGTTTGGTCTAGGCTATAATTTTGTAGATGATTCTGGAGATGTTTTTGATGAATTATTAGATGTGGATAAACAATGGAATGCAGTAGCTTTTCCCTCTAGAATTAGCATTGGAAAATATTTTGAAAGCGGAATAGGTGTAGAGGCTATTGGTAGTTATAATAAGTATAAGGTTGGTAAAACTGTAGATGGCTTTGTAAACTTAGAAGAGACAGATTATTATGCTATTGATACAAGAGTAAGTTACGATTTAAACAAAATTATTGGAGAAACCGCTTGGTTTGATCCTTATGTAGGCGTTGGTTTAGGATACACAGATGCCAATAATAAAGGAAGAGGAACGTATAACGGAGTTATAGGTTTTAGAACCTGGATTACAGAACGCATTGGCTTAGATTTTAGTTCTTCTGGTAAATGGGCAATGAACAAAGGAGATGGGGTAACAAACCATTTGCAACATGCAGTTGGTGTTGTATATCAGTTTAAGGCAGAAAAAGAATTATCTAAAAAAGGATTAGAGAAACAGGCTCAGATTGAAGAAATTTTAAAAGAGCAGCAACGCGTTGCAGATTCTACAGCAATTGCTAAAAAGCATAAAGAAGAGGCTAGGTTGCTTGCAGAGCAACTTAAAAAAGAGAAAGAAGCATTACGTTTATTAGAAGCAGAAAAAGAAAAGGCAGCTGCACAAAAGCAAAGAAGAGAAGATTTACAAGTAAAAATTAATAGTTTTGGTCGTATAAACTTTGCTTTAAATAGTTCTTATTTAGATAAGACTTCTAAAAAGACATTAGATTCTATTGCAGAATTATTAAAAGAAAATCCAACAGTGACAGTTAAACTAGGTGCTTTTACAGATTCTAGAGGTACAGACAAGTACAATTTATGGTTGTCACAAAGGAGAATGCAGCGTTCTTTAAATTATATAATTTCTAAAGGAGTTGTAGTAGAAAAAATAACAGCTAATGCTTACGGAGAAGAAGTATTATTAAATAACTGTGAAGATGGTGTTTACTGTACAGAGCAAGAGCATAGTGTTAACCGTAGAATAGAAATTCAGATTGATAAAATTTAA
- the bshA gene encoding N-acetyl-alpha-D-glucosaminyl L-malate synthase BshA has product MKIAIVCYPTFGGSGVVATELGIALANRGHEIHFVTYRQPVRLELLNERIHFHEVNVPEYPLFQYQPYELALSSKLVDTVKFFGIELLHVHYAIPHAYAGYMAKKMLEEEGIYIPMVTTLHGTDITLVGKHPFYKPAVTFSINKSEVVTSVSENLKQSTLDLFHIKKEINVIPNFIDKSNYNADYTDCQRSLMANDDERIITHISNFRKVKRIPDVIQIFKQIVDKTAAKLIMVGEGPEKEKAEQLAEDLGIKDRVVFLGNSNEVDRILCFTDLFILPSETESFGLAALEAMMHRVPVISSNTGGIPEVNVDGVTGYMSNVGDVDSMALNALKILKDDETLNMFKDNAEKEAHKFDIVNILPMYENVYEKAFKKYYKNLHQ; this is encoded by the coding sequence ATGAAAATAGCTATAGTTTGTTACCCAACCTTTGGAGGAAGTGGTGTTGTTGCCACAGAGTTAGGAATTGCTCTTGCAAATAGAGGACATGAGATACATTTTGTTACCTATAGGCAGCCGGTAAGGTTAGAATTATTAAACGAACGCATACATTTTCATGAAGTAAATGTGCCAGAATATCCTTTGTTTCAGTACCAACCTTATGAGCTTGCTTTGTCTAGTAAATTGGTAGATACAGTTAAGTTTTTTGGTATAGAATTATTACATGTGCATTATGCTATTCCGCACGCATATGCAGGCTATATGGCTAAAAAAATGCTAGAGGAAGAAGGTATTTATATACCTATGGTCACTACCTTACACGGTACAGATATTACATTGGTGGGTAAGCATCCGTTTTATAAGCCAGCCGTAACATTTAGCATTAATAAATCTGAGGTAGTTACCTCTGTTTCAGAAAATTTAAAACAGAGTACGTTAGATCTTTTTCATATTAAAAAAGAGATAAATGTAATACCCAACTTTATAGATAAGAGCAACTATAATGCAGACTATACAGATTGTCAACGTTCTTTAATGGCAAATGATGATGAGCGAATTATAACACACATTAGTAACTTTAGAAAAGTTAAAAGAATACCAGATGTAATACAAATATTTAAGCAAATAGTAGATAAAACAGCTGCCAAGTTAATTATGGTTGGTGAAGGACCTGAAAAAGAAAAAGCAGAACAATTAGCCGAAGATCTAGGTATAAAAGATAGAGTTGTTTTCTTAGGAAATAGCAATGAAGTAGATCGTATTTTATGCTTCACAGATTTATTTATATTACCTTCAGAAACAGAAAGTTTTGGTTTAGCAGCTCTAGAAGCAATGATGCATAGAGTGCCTGTTATATCTAGTAACACTGGCGGTATACCAGAAGTTAATGTAGATGGTGTAACTGGTTATATGAGTAATGTTGGTGATGTAGATAGTATGGCACTAAATGCTTTAAAGATTTTAAAGGATGATGAAACCTTAAATATGTTTAAGGATAATGCAGAAAAAGAGGCGCATAAATTTGATATTGTAAACATTCTCCCAATGTATGAAAACGTCTATGAAAAAGCCTTTAAAAAGTACTACAAAAATTTGCATCAATAA